The following coding sequences are from one Saccopteryx bilineata isolate mSacBil1 chromosome 3, mSacBil1_pri_phased_curated, whole genome shotgun sequence window:
- the VAMP8 gene encoding vesicle-associated membrane protein 8, producing the protein MEEASGGGGNDRVRNLQSEVEGVKNIMTQNVERILARGENLDHLRNKTEDLEATSEHFKTTSQKVARKFWWKNVKMIVLICVIVSIIIIFIALFASGVIP; encoded by the exons ATG GAGGAGGCGAGTGGAGGTGGAGGAAATGACCGAGTGCGGAACCTGCAGAGCGAGGTGGAGGGAGTCAAGAATATTATGACCCAGAATGTGGAGCGGATCCTGGCTCGAGGAGAAAACTTGGACCATCTTCGCAACAAGACAGAGGATCTGGAAGCCACA TCCGAGCACTTCAAGACAACATCACAGAAGGTGGCGCGAAAGTTCTGGTGGAAGAACGTGAAGAtgattgtcctcatctgtgtgattgtttctatcatcatcatcttcatcgcACTCTTTGCTTCTGGTGTCATCCCCTAA
- the RNF181 gene encoding E3 ubiquitin-protein ligase RNF181 isoform X2 has translation MASYFDEHDCEPLDSEQEARTNMLLELARSLFNNMDFEATGLVIDWDHHLPPPAAKTVVEHLPRTVIRGSQSELKCPVCLLEFEEEETAIEMPCHHFFHSNCILPWLSKTNSCPLCRHELPTDDDTYEEHRRDKARKQQQKHRLENLHGAMYT, from the exons ATGGCGTCTTACTTTGATGAGCACGACTGCGAGCCGCTGGACTCCGAGCAGGAAGCCCGAACCAACATGCTTCTAGAGCTCGCGAG ATCACTTTTCAATAATATGGACTTTGAAGCCACGGGATTGGTAATAGATTGGGATCACCACCTGCCTCCACCTGCTGCCAAGACTGTGGTGGAACACCTCCCCAGGACAGTCATCAGGGGCTCGCAGTCTG AGCTCAAGTGCCCCGTGTGTCTTTTGGAATTTGAGGAGGAGGAGACTGCCATTGAGATGCCTTGCCATCACTTCTTCCATTCCAACTGCATTCTGCCCTGGCTAAGCAAG ACAAATTCCTGCCCTCTCTGCCGCCATGAGCTGCCCACTGATGATGACACTTACGAGGAGCACAGACGAGATAAG GCTCGCAAGCAGCAGCAGAAGCACCGACTGGAGAACCTGCATGGAGCCATGTACACATGA
- the RNF181 gene encoding E3 ubiquitin-protein ligase RNF181 isoform X1: MASYFDEHDCEPLDSEQEARTNMLLELARSLFNNMDFEATGLVIDWDHHLPPPAAKTVVEHLPRTVIRGSQSELKCPVCLLEFEEEETAIEMPCHHFFHSNCILPWLSKTNSCPLCRHELPTDDDTYEEHRRDKVGAEARKQQQKHRLENLHGAMYT, translated from the exons ATGGCGTCTTACTTTGATGAGCACGACTGCGAGCCGCTGGACTCCGAGCAGGAAGCCCGAACCAACATGCTTCTAGAGCTCGCGAG ATCACTTTTCAATAATATGGACTTTGAAGCCACGGGATTGGTAATAGATTGGGATCACCACCTGCCTCCACCTGCTGCCAAGACTGTGGTGGAACACCTCCCCAGGACAGTCATCAGGGGCTCGCAGTCTG AGCTCAAGTGCCCCGTGTGTCTTTTGGAATTTGAGGAGGAGGAGACTGCCATTGAGATGCCTTGCCATCACTTCTTCCATTCCAACTGCATTCTGCCCTGGCTAAGCAAG ACAAATTCCTGCCCTCTCTGCCGCCATGAGCTGCCCACTGATGATGACACTTACGAGGAGCACAGACGAGATAAGGTAGGAGCGGAG GCTCGCAAGCAGCAGCAGAAGCACCGACTGGAGAACCTGCATGGAGCCATGTACACATGA
- the VAMP5 gene encoding vesicle-associated membrane protein 5 codes for MAGKELEQCQRQADEVTEIMLNNFDKVLERDGKLAELEQRSDQLLDMSSAFSKTTKTLAQKKRWENIRWRTYLGLVVGGGLLIILIVLLAIFLPQRNEGSSAPQAQDASAASGPGD; via the exons ATG GCAGGGAAAGAGTTGGAGCAGTGCCAGCGGCAGGCAGACGAAGTGACGGAAATCATGCTGAACAACTTTGACAAAGTCCTGGAGCGTGATGGGAAGCTGGCGGAGCTGGAGCAGCGTTCAGACCAACTCCTGGACATG AGCTCAGCTTTCAGCAAGACAACCAAGACCCTGGCCCAGAAGAAGCGCTGGGAGAACATCCGTTGGCGTACCTACCTGGGGCTGGTGGTGGGCGGCGGCTTGCTCATCATCCTGATTGTGTTGCTGGCCATCTTTCTCCCACAGAGAAATGAGGGCAGCAGTGCCCCACAGGCCCAGGACGCGAGTGCTGCCTCGGGGCCGGGTGACTGA